Proteins co-encoded in one Papaver somniferum cultivar HN1 chromosome 5, ASM357369v1, whole genome shotgun sequence genomic window:
- the LOC113283165 gene encoding glycine-rich RNA-binding protein RZ1A-like, with translation MSEPVEYRCFIGGLSWSTSDRGLKSAFEKYGNLVEAKVVVDKFSGRSRGFGFVTFDDKKAMDEAIDAMNGMDLDGRPITVDKAQPHQGSGRDRDGDRDHGRDRGRGGERGSGGGGDCFKCGKPGHFARECPDGDGGRGGSRYGGRDDRYSGGGGGSRYGTDRNGDRNGDRSGDRNGDHEDRHGGRRDGGSRGGSDRDRSTRDRSGPYERRSTGGSRS, from the exons ATGTCTGAACCGGTGGAGTACCGTTGTTTCATTGGAGGACTTTCATGGTCAACATCTGACAGAGGTCTAAAAAGTGCTTTCGAAAAGTATGGTAATCTCGTGGAAGCCAAG GTAGTGGTGGACAAATTTTCTGGTCGCTCACGTGGATTTGGGTTTGTAACTTTTGATGATAAAAAAGCAATGGATGAAGCAATTGATGCTATGAATGGTATGGATCTTGATGGAAGACCCATTACGGTTGATAAAGCGCAGCCTCATCAAGGATCTGGTCGTGATCGTGATGGTGACCGTGATCACGGTCGAGACCGCGGTCGTGGTGGTGAACGAGGTTCTGGTGGTGGAGGAGATTGCTTCAAATGTGGAAAACCTGGCCATTTTGCTAGGGAATGCCCAGATGGTGATGGGGGAAGAGGAGGCAGCAGATATGGAGGAAGGGATGATAGgtacagtggtggtggtggcggcagtcGCTATGGGACGGACCGTAACGGGGATCGTAATGGAGATCGTAGTGGAGACCGTAACGGGGATCACGAGGACCGTCATGGTGGACGCAGGGATGGTGGGAGTCGTGGTGGGTCAGACCGTGATCGAAGCACTCGCGACCGCTCTGGTCCGTACGAGCGTCGTAGCACTGGCGGCAGCCGTAGCTGA
- the LOC113277964 gene encoding huntingtin-interacting protein K-like: MEVVDEGIDKLVEDSKDLQQNKAFDKLTDLAQERTLNLSRAQEAVASIAASSEADLNARKLREKELAAVKINAGDIDIIANELEIDKKVAERTLREHKGDAVAAIRHLLR; the protein is encoded by the coding sequence ATGGAGGTTGTAGATGAAGGGATCGACAAACTCGTAGAAGACTCCAAGGATTTACAACAGAATAAAGCCTTCGACAAACTCACTGATCTTGCTCAAGAGCGCACACTGAATTTATCTAGAGCCCAAGAGGCTGTGGCGTCGATTGCTGCATCTTCAGAAGCTGATTTGAATGCTAGGAAATTGAGAGAGAAAGAATTGGCTGCTGTGAAGATAAATGCTGGTGATATAGACATCATTGCAAACGAGCTAGAGATTGACAAGAAGGTTGCAGAGAGAACATTACGTGAACACAAAGGCGACGCTGTTGCTGCCATCCGTCACTTGCTTCGCTAG